A genomic stretch from Photobacterium atrarenae includes:
- a CDS encoding 2Fe-2S iron-sulfur cluster-binding protein, whose translation MHQVRLLPHNITFPADGQETVLQAALNAGVAFPNRCQVGACAMCLCRKRSGEIRYQLEPMLTENEQAEGWIFACQAMARSDLVLQLD comes from the coding sequence ATGCACCAAGTACGCCTGTTGCCGCACAACATTACGTTTCCTGCCGATGGGCAGGAGACGGTCTTGCAGGCAGCGCTCAACGCAGGCGTCGCGTTTCCCAATCGGTGTCAGGTCGGGGCTTGTGCCATGTGCCTGTGCCGTAAACGCTCTGGCGAGATAAGATACCAGCTTGAACCTATGCTTACTGAGAATGAGCAAGCCGAAGGATGGATCTTTGCCTGCCAGGCGATGGCCAGGAGCGACTTGGTACTCCAGTTAGACTAG
- the fre gene encoding NAD(P)H-flavin reductase — MSIQCEVKSVEPLACNTYRILLQPEEKLDYKAGQYLLAVMGEKDKRPFSIASSPCREGEIELHIGAADHNPFAMEVVEAMQAAMAAGRPFTVEAPHGEAWVREDSDKPLLMIAGGTGFSYVRSILDNCLSRGVTQPIFVYWGGRDECQLYAHEELEALAAKHSNLTYVPVVETAPEDWQGKVGNVLEAVSDDFVSLQAYDIYLCGRFEMAGAAREQFTAEKGAERERMFADAFAFI; from the coding sequence ATGTCAATACAATGCGAAGTAAAGTCAGTTGAACCGCTTGCGTGTAATACCTATCGTATTCTGCTGCAGCCTGAAGAAAAGCTGGATTATAAAGCCGGCCAGTATCTGCTGGCGGTGATGGGAGAGAAAGACAAGCGCCCGTTCTCGATTGCCAGTAGCCCGTGCCGGGAAGGCGAGATTGAGCTGCACATTGGTGCGGCAGACCACAACCCGTTTGCGATGGAAGTGGTCGAAGCGATGCAAGCGGCGATGGCGGCGGGCCGTCCGTTTACCGTGGAAGCGCCGCATGGCGAAGCCTGGGTTCGGGAAGACAGTGACAAGCCGCTGCTGATGATTGCCGGCGGGACCGGGTTCTCCTACGTGCGCAGTATTCTGGATAACTGCCTGAGCCGCGGCGTCACCCAGCCGATTTTTGTTTACTGGGGCGGTCGGGATGAATGCCAGCTCTATGCCCATGAGGAGCTGGAAGCGCTGGCAGCCAAGCACAGTAACCTGACCTATGTGCCGGTGGTGGAAACGGCGCCTGAAGACTGGCAGGGCAAGGTGGGTAATGTGCTTGAAGCGGTCAGTGATGATTTTGTCAGCCTGCAGGCGTACGATATTTACCTCTGTGGCCGGTTTGAGATGGCCGGTGCCGCGCGCGAGCAATTTACGGCAGAGAAAGGTGCCGAGCGCGAACGGATGTTTGCCGACGCGTTTGCGTTCATCTGA
- a CDS encoding carboxylate/amino acid/amine transporter, producing MGYLSAVTLLWAFSFSLIGVYLAGQVDAWFSVLTRVSLAALVFLPFLRKQHLHLRLALKLMFVGACQLGLMYCFYYQSFLYLSVPEVLLFTIFTPIYVTLIYDLLRKQFSAWYLLTAAIAVLGAAVIKFEGINEDFILGFFIVQGANLCFAIGQVGYKRIMEQEQTDLPQHTVFGLFYLGAICVALPMFLLFGNTDKLPTTDTQWGILLYLGIVASGLGYFIWNKGATLVNAGALAIMNNALVPAGLIVNILIWNRDVDYPRLVIGGVIIIASLWLNETWVKRKVAMARA from the coding sequence ATGGGATACTTATCTGCCGTCACCCTGCTATGGGCGTTTTCATTCAGCCTGATCGGGGTTTATCTGGCCGGACAGGTCGATGCCTGGTTCTCGGTCCTGACCCGGGTCAGCTTGGCTGCCCTGGTTTTCCTGCCGTTTCTGCGCAAACAGCACCTGCACCTGAGACTAGCGCTCAAACTGATGTTCGTCGGCGCCTGCCAGCTCGGGCTGATGTACTGTTTCTACTACCAGTCTTTCCTCTACCTCAGCGTACCGGAAGTCCTGCTGTTTACCATTTTCACCCCGATCTACGTCACCCTGATTTACGATCTGCTGCGCAAGCAGTTCTCAGCCTGGTACCTGCTGACGGCGGCCATTGCCGTGCTGGGAGCGGCGGTGATCAAATTCGAGGGAATTAACGAAGACTTCATCCTCGGCTTTTTCATCGTTCAGGGTGCCAACCTGTGCTTTGCCATTGGCCAGGTCGGCTACAAGCGGATCATGGAGCAGGAGCAGACCGATCTGCCGCAGCATACCGTGTTCGGCCTGTTCTACCTCGGCGCTATCTGTGTCGCGCTGCCGATGTTCCTGTTGTTCGGCAACACCGACAAACTGCCGACCACCGACACCCAGTGGGGCATTCTGCTCTACCTCGGTATCGTTGCCTCCGGCCTCGGCTACTTTATCTGGAACAAAGGGGCGACCCTGGTCAACGCCGGTGCCCTGGCGATTATGAACAATGCCCTGGTTCCGGCAGGCCTGATTGTCAATATCCTGATCTGGAACCGCGATGTTGACTATCCGCGCCTCGTCATCGGCGGGGTGATCATCATCGCCTCGCTGTGGCTCAACGAAACCTGGGTCAAACGCAAAGTGGCGATGGCGCGAGCCTAA
- a CDS encoding universal stress protein, with protein sequence MAYQHIMVAVDLSDDSFTLVTKAAELAKALDAKLSLIHIDVNYAELYTGLIDINLAEAQHRMAEDAQKQLQALAQKANYPVSHTLVGSGDLSEEICLAINDIDVELVVCGHHQDFWSKVLSSAKQLINRTPVDLLMVPLK encoded by the coding sequence ATGGCCTATCAACACATTATGGTGGCAGTCGATCTGTCTGACGACAGCTTTACCCTGGTGACAAAAGCAGCCGAACTGGCGAAAGCGCTGGATGCCAAGCTCTCGCTGATCCATATTGATGTGAACTATGCCGAACTCTACACCGGCCTGATTGATATAAACCTGGCCGAAGCCCAGCATCGGATGGCGGAAGATGCCCAGAAGCAACTGCAAGCGCTGGCTCAAAAAGCCAACTACCCGGTGTCCCATACCCTGGTCGGCAGCGGCGATCTCAGTGAAGAAATTTGCCTTGCTATCAACGATATTGATGTCGAACTGGTTGTGTGTGGCCACCACCAGGACTTCTGGAGCAAAGTGCTCTCTTCAGCCAAGCAGCTGATCAACCGCACCCCGGTCGATTTGCTGATGGTACCGCTGAAATAG
- the ftnA gene encoding non-heme ferritin, which produces MLAQAMVEKLNEQINLEFFSSNLYLQMSAWCEDKGFEGAAEFLRAHAVEEMEHMQRLFTYVSETGSMPILGAIEAPKHEFASLGDVFRETYEHEQFITQKINTLAHVAFTTQDYSTFNFLQWYVAEQHEEEKLFKGILDKIELVGEDGKALFFIDKDLAVLAKAESTSVMDTPAG; this is translated from the coding sequence ATGCTAGCTCAGGCGATGGTTGAAAAACTAAACGAGCAAATCAACTTGGAGTTCTTTTCTTCGAACCTGTACCTGCAGATGAGCGCGTGGTGTGAAGACAAGGGGTTCGAAGGGGCGGCTGAGTTTTTGCGGGCCCATGCGGTGGAAGAAATGGAGCATATGCAACGTTTATTCACCTATGTGAGCGAGACCGGCTCGATGCCGATCCTGGGTGCGATTGAAGCACCGAAGCATGAGTTTGCATCGCTTGGGGATGTATTCCGCGAAACATATGAACATGAGCAGTTTATCACTCAGAAGATCAACACACTGGCTCATGTCGCGTTTACCACCCAAGACTACTCAACGTTTAACTTCTTGCAGTGGTATGTTGCAGAACAGCACGAAGAAGAAAAACTGTTTAAAGGTATCCTGGATAAGATTGAGCTGGTCGGCGAGGATGGTAAGGCTTTGTTCTTTATTGATAAAGATCTTGCTGTACTGGCCAAGGCTGAGTCGACATCCGTGATGGATACACCAGCTGGCTGA
- the uspB gene encoding universal stress protein UspB, producing the protein MISGDALLLALFFVAVVNISRYVSTLKTLLAVMRECDPLLYQQVDGRGFFSSQGNVSKQIRLFHYIRSQQYQNHHDPIFMEKCVKVRKLFILASTFLMVFFVSIFIVAYLGI; encoded by the coding sequence ATGATCAGTGGTGATGCGCTTCTTTTAGCTCTCTTTTTTGTCGCAGTCGTGAATATTTCCCGCTATGTCAGTACGTTGAAAACACTTCTGGCGGTCATGCGCGAATGTGATCCATTGCTTTATCAGCAGGTTGACGGTCGCGGCTTCTTCTCCTCCCAGGGGAATGTATCGAAACAGATCCGCCTGTTTCACTACATTCGCAGCCAGCAATACCAAAATCACCATGACCCAATCTTCATGGAGAAGTGTGTGAAGGTTCGCAAGCTGTTCATTTTGGCCAGTACCTTCCTGATGGTCTTTTTCGTATCCATTTTTATCGTGGCCTACCTGGGTATTTAA